DNA sequence from the Dreissena polymorpha isolate Duluth1 chromosome 3, UMN_Dpol_1.0, whole genome shotgun sequence genome:
CCTGACAAACGGTAAAGTGACCGGAGCATCAACAAAATTTGCGTCAGTAATTGAGGTACAGTGTCATACTGGGTATGATCTCAATGGTGACGATAGACTAGTATGTCAAGCAAACGGTCAATGGAGTGGAAAACCAACATGCGTCATAAAAAGTATGCTTTTTTCTATTCCTACGTTGTTTTTCAAATCATGTGTTTCTTAATTTTCAATATGTTGCCCGTAACATAGGCGATATGAGTATTGCCTCGTTTGCATAGTTTATGTATTTAGGTTACATATCAGTAAATCAGTGTTATCCCTTCGAAGTTCGTTAGAACGTATTGCCCATTTCTTCCAAATTAGTGTCTGTTCTGgtataaaatagatttaaaaactACAAAAACTATTACCTTTATTGGATGCGTATGCAACCGTTTACGTTTTTTCTGTTAAGACtatgtttttatgttgttttttttactgattgAATTTACTGTTAGAATATTAGTCTAAATTTTACTAATCAAACACAGTTTTCTGAATGTGTCTGTATTCATGCAAAAACACTGCAATAACATGGTACGTTTCTTAAGCAGTTTATTTGTGACGGGGAGTATTCATCATTAAGTCTGctagtaaatataataatactattaatgTTTCTCTAGTCAATACATTGTTTATACCATAAATTTTCACATACGAGTAATAATGGCCTTATACACGAATAGCTTATTTACAACAATGCGTGCCCAACATTACATTGTATAAACAGGTCATCCCGTTATGGCAATCGATATGTCGCGGTAGCGTTTGCATAATAGTTGTTTCTATCTTCTTAAATGGACGTCAACGTTAGCTGAATTAATACCAGCATATATCGCGGGGAAACCCGGAATTGCAAAAATCGTATATTTTTTCTTTCGCCTACCAATACAAATGCGTTACATTGTATCATATTATAATATGACGTTATCAAATTTTGAGAAAACTATTTCACGTTTTATCAATTGTTTTAGATTGTGGCAACATTACTGTGCCATCGAAGGGAATGCTCCATGGAAGTACAATGGTGACAACATATAATTCTCTATTACGGTTTCGATGTGAAGAAGGGTATCTGCTgaaaggaaatgacgtcatgtggTGTGCAGCCACAGGCGCGTGGAACAGTTCTGTCCCAATCTGCATCCGGAAatgtaatttgattattttgaaaccatttttaGACCAGCTAATCTTCTTGAATATAATCTACGGTTACGAAAGAAAGCTATCCTAAACGAATATGTTTATACTTGTAAAGTGAACTTATACGGTCTTTCAGCTAACATCGGAGGACTATGTACTGATGCAAGCATGTGTGGGACAATCAATGCAATATGCGAGAACAAAATATGCGCTTGTATGTCTGGTGTGGAAGACAAACATTCGGGCACATGCGACATCAGTAAGAATGTATTGTTATCCAAAACAAGCAACATTCTTTATCTCATAAGGCTTTTGAGTTGAAATTTCCAGAAAGTGTGTTTGTGTTTGCTTTCATCTATCACATTTTGCTACAGACTACTTTACTGCCTAAACTGCGGTGATAAATGTGCTCACTTTActcgaaaaaaatatttatttgttttgtttgcttgtttactACTCACTGGTTAAATGAAATTAAGATGTTAACTTACACTCATGGTGAGAGTGCAGTTTCCTTGAAACAATTTGAGGAGCTTTATGGTGTTGATTTTTTTCACAGTGCCAATACTACCATTCGGGCAAGAAGCAGGAGATACAAGTCTTGGTCATGACCTATGCAGTGAACAAATTGTGTTTGAACCTACGATTCCAGTCTTCGACAAAATGAGACGGCTAATGCATGTAGGTCTACATTGCATATGTGTGCGGTTTCTTCGCTTAAAATGTTATATGTgtcttttattaattatttcattttatggAAACTCTTAAAAATCGTACGCTTAACATGTCGTTTATATCAAAGCACTACCTGACTTCTTTTGCAAATACTGAGTATAAATTGGTACAATTGTTTGCCGGAAATAGTTTTGCAGTTCTTAAGAACAAGTAACGGAATGAAAGATATTTTAAACCCAAGCAGAAATCGACATACCAATCGAACAGTACTACCGATCACTTATGGTCTTCGGAAGATTGTGTTTGATTTCCTTACTTTAAgttgtaaattatttatataaaacatctTTCTAACGAATGTGTTTATATTTAGGTGTGTAGGAGAGGGTTCATAAGTTTTGATACAAAGTATCTTTCTGAAAAGCCTAAAATGGCTTCGGATGGCAAAGCAAATATCAACTTTCCAGTTGTGGCGGCATACTTTACAGAAATATATTTGGACCATTTATCAACGATCACTTACAGAACCTATGATGTGCTTAAAAATTACCCTTTTACACCTAAAGTTGCCGGAGAATTGGAATTACTTGAAAGTGTAATCAAGCGGGTGGAAAATATGTCAGCATTTGATACAAGTTTTGTTTTGATAGCAACATGGAGTAACGTGAGACCATCATTTAATCCTTATaatgcaagtgttttttttttatttactttagtaTAATGTTTGCATATAGTctttttaagtataaataaaactTGCATCTTAGCAATATAAGTTGTTTTAGTCTCTGTTTTCTGTTTACACCTATTTTTGTTTCGGAAGTCAGTCAGTTTTTTTAGAATAGACTATAATTCTTTTAAcgaaattgttaattttatttttgacattttatagACAGCAACGTTTCAATTGATCATAATTTCAAGCGGTGAACAGACCTTTTCGTTTTCAACATACGGACATAATTTAATGAAATGGAACTCGGAAAGAGAACGCATCCCTTTATGGATCGGTCATGCAGACACAGACAGAGAGATATACCGTTACATTTACTCGTTTAGCAAAAATGCACTGAAATGGGATCTGCTACCGAAAACAGGAGGTAAACTGTATATGTCCTTCAAGTTGATTTGGAGAAAACTTACTAATTACGGAAATCCCATTGGTAGATTTGTCtgaatataaaaatgtaaacGATTTTTCAGTCggttaataaataatattgttcttAGATATCATGTTTCTTAAAAGAAAGTTATCTTGCAGGAATCCGTGGACTTCttcttaaaaatgtaaataataacaaaacaacagtAAGTAACGACGCCTTGGACTGTATTAAGTGGTACAACAGAAacctttatttaaaacaaaacatccaTGTCTACTCACAACGTCTGCCTACGTGCCCATGTGACGTCGGCCTGGCCCAATGGGATCCTTGGTTTTGGCAGATCCGCCGCCAAGTGCGTCTGCCTGATAGCAAAGATGTAGTCTGCGTGGACATGATATTACGCGAAAGTTACAAACCATACGGAAAGGTAAATAAATTTCAGAGATTAAAGTTATCCCACAATGTGTCATGGTATCTGATTATTGTAGTGTGCTATTTAAAGTTTCTGTAAAAATTCATTTGCGTTAATACTAAGAATTTTCACAAACTTTCAGTCGTGCTGCTATTACCGCTCGTCATTGACATTCGTGGAAATGCAACCCCTATCTGGTGGATTTTACTTTTCACATCCGTCATTCTCACCACGTGATCACGAGGTAAATGACGTCATCATGAAGGACAAATGCTGTACGAAATCAGACTACTGCAATCTCTATTACGAACTGCATCCAACAGGAACATGCTACACCGAGTCGCCGTTCAACTTTGGTAACATATTTTAACTTACAAGGAAAAAACATCTTCCACTAAAATGAAAAATAACTTAATTACCTCTCTTCTGATTTCATTTTATAGCAGATGATACCTATTGATTTAATGTCATGCCAAATAAGTGGGTCCATATTAACAAGTCTACATTCTTTTAACTCACTCTATCTTTACCattcgaatatatatatatatatatatatataacgtatagatattttgtattgaaaacaacaattgaTGTGTGTCTTTTTGCATTTTCTTAACTTTCTGGGTACGCTTGAGTTTATTAGGATCATTTTGGGGAGATCCACACATGCGCACACTTGACGGAATGAACTACACGTTCAACGGACTTGGGGAATATGTGTTGCTGAGCATCCAGACATCAAATGTCACGTTTTCACTCCAAGCTAGAACGGAAAGGGCAAAGAAGGCGGACGGAAATATCTCGGATGCAACAATCTTCACTGCCTTTGCGGCAAGAGATCATACGAATTCATCACTTCATATCGAGCTCAATACGGCAAAAGATGGTAAGTCTACAACACTAAGATATGTGCGTTAACTGTTAACAACATTCTTATTTGGGATGCTGCGCGAAAGGGAGAGTCACTGAACAGATTGTATCCTTAAAGAAATGTTTggctttttaataataaattatgttttagcgattgcatttgtataatattgaaaCACATATCACGAGAACATCTTATTAATGGAAATTATAACACGGTCACGTCTATTTTTCTAAATTTCTTctcaataaaatgtgtaaacatttgaactaaatctttaaaactattttcttttgttctttttattgtataattTCCATTGACACGaacataattacaattattttttctCGCATGTATATTCAGATTTGATCTTGTATGGGAATGAAATCGACTTAACGAAGACACTAAAGGACTTTGGAAACGATCGGTTTGCTTTTAATTCGCCAACCATGTCTATTTATGGAGTAGATGGGGTGTTGAGGGTATCATTCCTGGAGACAGGTATAGTCAATGCGATCATTCGGTGTTAATATAACATTTACATCTCTGTTAAAGTGACCCCATGTTAAGCCTGTATAAGTGCCAGTTATTGTTTATTGCAAGGAATGCATGACATAggggatatttgttcatgtcagtgaaAGATCGTTTGtcatttcacgagtgatcatagaaactaTACTTTCGTAAGTGGCGTAGCCATgagtaaaactattatttttctatgatcacgagtgaaaaaacaaaatatcttacactgacatgaacacattttctgtttcttttaagcccccttttcaagaaaataattaacagctgtttcccttttgctgaaaagttaccctttctcggagtttctccagaggcgtgcctcaatacatttcaaatcacaaaatgacgtcattagtgtgacgaaatgacgtcattttaccagcgaaattctccagttaaactcttttacaatgtaaataaaaggtgaaaaagcattaaaaaaatgttggattcggtggaatgtcgattttaattcactcgcgatcatagaaaaaatatatgtaattatttatgataatctaaaaatagaaaaaggagttccgaaaatgtgttcttttcaccggtgaaaataacattttttttcttttcactgcttttatttcactgcagaaatgtcatattgtatcattaggtataaaagaaaattcAATATTATACAGGATTTGTCATACTGCTCGCTTACTGTAAATGCAGTTGTTGTGTCGCAAGTATTAAacgtaaataaaatgtttttatttatattcgtATAAGATATTTATAACAACTTCGTTTTTGCAAGTCGTTTTTGTCAATCTGCAGGGATAATGCTTGAAATAGGAAAAGAGGCCAGAATGCTGTCATTAGATACCATTGTACCGAAAACATTCAACAACGTGACGAAAGGTCTTCTGGGCAATTTTGACGGTGACCCATTCAATGATTTTGTATACCCAAATGGGAGTCTTCTGCATTTTAATGCAAGTGACTTAGAGATATTTAGATTTGGTCAGACATGTAAGTGATTCGTTTACAACGCTATTTTATCATGTTTGAACATTTTTACGTCAACAAAACTTtgaagatgcatataataaacgaAATAATTTTATCCTACTTACACAAATCCCGGTATTTATTGTAGCTCATGTTAACGTGTGTGGATTATTTTTATATAGGGATGAATGTTATCAAATGGGGTACTTCATTTCAGGGTCAGTGAACGACAGTTCGTCAGTTTTTATATATGAAGACGGCAAGAGCCATTCCGATTACCACAACGCTTCTTACGTTCCGCGTTTCCTAGATACATTTGACAAGGAAACGATTATTAAAGCTGAAAAGATATGCGGGTCAGTCAATGTAGAGTGCGTGTTCGACTATGTTTTCACTTTGAACAGTACAATTGCAAAGACGACCAGCAATATAAGTGAAACCATTAATATAAACGCAAAAGAAATAGGTAAATCGTCCAGATTTTTAGTCACATTATAAGTGTTCAATTTCTTTCGCATATATCATTCACTTTAGATGAAGTTCATATTAAAACATATGTGATTTTAACAAACCAACCATAGAGTAAGTGCGTTTTCACATGAAATACGAGAAtagttttttgtattttaatgtgatgtACTCATTTTACAGCAACCATTTCATGCtcaactttaaaaacaaataagtaacCTATCACAAATATGAGTCGTTCTTACCAATGATAAATCATGGTATGCATTTTACGAGTTAAACTATTTACATTGTATAAAACTAGTTGTTATTGCTGTTTCGCTTTTCACATCtcaaaattgaaaatgaaatcaaaacttaaataaacatttcactCTATTTTCAGCAAAAGTTGTGCCAACAATCAATAATACTTGTAGCGTTAATGCAACAGTTGGAGAACACATATCGTGTCAATTAAATCTTGCAGATGAATTAGATATCGCATTTGTAAAAAACGAAAGTAATAGAACAACATATAACAGAACGTCGAAGACGCTATATTTCAAACAGACAGATTACCTTCCACACAACatatggtataaataataataaaacccaTTATAGACATTGCTAAAGCCTAACATAAATTAAAACCTTATAGAGGTATGGTAAAGATGCATGGATGCTTTGACAGCTGAACTCAATTTAcacatatatttactttttttaattccgTGATgaaaaacatggtttcatttttgAATGCTAAAATCACTACCAAGATAAATGCACCATTACTTTTATTGATGATAATTACGTTGAAGACATATATATTAGTTCTTCAAAACGTATGAATCACTGAATCAAGACAATGGAGTCAAATAGGTACATTTCAACTGTAGGTTCGTTGCAGTCAATGCTGATGGAAAGCAATCACAGCAACATATTGTTACGGTACAACTTTGCACTGGGTGCCATGGTAATGGACACTGCTCTACGACCGTGCGACAGGACCCTCGAGAGAATGCATATTTCAAGTATTCGTCATGCGTTTGCAACGCTGGATACACAGGTTAGTGAAAGCTggatgaacaacaataacaaatattGCAAACTCTTAGATACTATCAATACCGGACGGACAAACATGTCCAAAAATGAGATACATTTGTTAAATTATGAAATTCGTGTATCATTAGGATATAGTATTTTAAGAAGAAACATCATATATTGTACAGGTACGTTTATTTTGCATTTAGATAATTTATGAAAAGTAAGTTTGTTTTATTGGTATATATTTAGATACTTTACTTGCGTGAATTACTGCGTTTACCATTATGTTGAAAACAACCCTCTGTTTTGGATTACATCAGCATTATAttcttataattgttttattctaTTTCAGGTGCTGATTGTGATAAAACATTAGACTGGTGTGCTGGAAGTCCCTGCACTCTAGGACGAAACTGTACAAACGTCCCACAGAACAATACATACTCGTGTTATCCTTGCCCAGCGGGATATGCTTCAGTGCCTAATACAAACGATTGCATTGGTATGCACTTTTTGTTTTATACATCTGCTTTCAAATTAACATTTTTCgtaattattttattgatattctTATTCCTGAAAAAATAGGATCGTGGATCAatagaaataaatagtttatttgcttAAACAAACCGTAATCAACTATTTAATTATTGAACTGGCTGTTGTGatgttttgtgtgtgtaaatgACGATGTTTATGTTAACATCCAATAAGACCATTTTCAACGTAAAGTATGGAGTGTTAACACTCACCTATTCATGTATCATAGATCATGATGTTCCATTCGCACATTTTGTTAAACTTGCTTTGAAATGCAAAACAAactaaggtaaaaaaaataatattgtatagATAATGACGAATGTAGCAGTCGTCCCTGCAATCAACTCTGTATCAATACTGAGGGAAGTTACTCCTGCGGTTGTAAGGAAGGATATCGAGTCGATCCAAGCAACGAACATACATGCATCGGTACGAGGCGTAAAAAAGatttgataaatataataaattcgGTAAAGTCTGTATTATATATAATgtagatttatatttttaaaaagccaAACACATAGGATAACAGAAATCAcaagatatattttatatacttaATCGTTTAATGAAGTAATTAATTAGCTTCAATGAGTTTACATTGGAATAAAAGAAAGTGTCTCCAATATTTCACTCGTATAAAAATACAATTCCTGATGGTATTTAACCCATTATGCCCAatgtactctcccatccttctaaattggatcaatttatttccaaaattagggatgtttagtatatttatttctatatttagactatttcttacagaaattcctttaagcaaacagcgcagacccggatgagacgctgcatcatgcggcgtctcatctgggtctacgatgtttgccaatGCCTATTTTCTAGATGTTAGTCATTAATGGGTTAAGAAGTTACCTTTTGCTCTTTTTTTCTTTGAagacaaataacattttatttttattataaacatgaaTTTTTGTCTAGTTGGCCTGTTTTAACTCGTAGTTGCTTTTTTAATGCATAACTGCAATAATATAGTTTTCTATTTTATATAGACATCAACGAGTGCAACGAGGCTACTCACAACTGTACTCAGATCTGCGACAATACGATCGGCGGGTTTCTTTGCAAATGTCAGCCTGGTTTTACCTTCAATGTTTCAAATTTTACATGTTCACGAGGTATCCGtatttgttttctctttttagttggaatatatacatatttatttgaaaaaaaaaacacacaatacgtTTCTAGGAAAAACAAAGTATTACAATATGTGTGTGATTGGCGAAAATTTGTTCgcacataaaaatatataaaaaggccgcaaataaaaagaaacattaaacTTTGTGTGTTCATGCCTTTACGATTGTTTAATTAAATCgatatattatattatgaatgcaccattaataaactatttaagtAACATAAAAGAAATATGTTTCAAAATCATAATTGCATTGTTACAGATGATTCTGATCCATGTGCTGCTTCAACACTCGACTGCAGTCGTACTTCGGGATGCACCCTGGATGTTGGAAATAATACCTTGTGCTTCTGTGATGCAGGCCTCTGGTTAAATGAAACATCGTTGGGATGTCAAGGTACGTCTTTTGTATATCTATTTTACGTTGCATGCAAATTCCGTGGCAATTGAACCCACAACGATATATTCAAGTATTTTAGTTTATGAACAAACACACGATAACAGGTTTTATTTGCAGATGTTGACGAATGCTCTCAACATATTTGTGCACAAGACTGCATGAACACGATCGGCAGTTTTCAGTGCAGCTGCATAGCGGGTTATCAGCTAGTAGACAAGGTCTCGTGTAAACGTAAGTATATGTAACctaaacttaaatatttgataGATTTAACGAGTAGATGACAGGTGATCATTTTATGTGAATGTTTACCTTCATTTCTTAAAGCATGTGAGGTACCGAACTGGGGTACAAATTGTGGCCAAACTTGCGCATGTTCCGGACGAGGTGCAGAGAGATGAGATCCTGTGAGAGGCTGCATGTGTTCCCATGGCTGGACAGGAAGTTCATGTGACGATGACGTCGACGAGTGCAAGGAGAATCTAAGAGTCTGTGGTGATACAAGAAAGTCCTGTAGTAACAACATGGGCTCGTACAGCTGTGATTGTTTGCAAGGATACCAGGAAGATGCTAGCGGATTTTGCCGAGgtttggtattttttatttaaaataagtatacatttataataaaaaaaaattaatattaaattttataataataagtgtTATATTATGGTTTTACATAAAGTAagttatttaaataaagttttatcgATTAACTACGAAATTTTACTTGCTTAAAAGCAAAACTTTGTCCCCATACTCgaaattgcatttttaataatatccacAAACAAACGCATTCCTTA
Encoded proteins:
- the LOC127873560 gene encoding uncharacterized protein LOC127873560, translated to MTCTEKRWTTIGECLEYSRPLSVQDIRLANGSKSTSGRVEIKVLDTWGTVCSDSFGKEEADVICRMMGYPPAKAFQTSLHEGTGPIFIDNMVCGVNNSNINECHYDTFDNCNHSKDMVVTCTDCGDPTVSFGEVNHTSSSVGSVVSVVCEYGRKLVGDSVIVCQENGNWTNTPFCSLIDCGNPTPINGATNGTSHYLDAVLHVSCKTGFALSGNSIIRCQSNSTWTDYPVCTVVDCKELNIVNMTIDVGNKTTYGQIALVSCKPDFTPRGSWTVRCEASGVWNYTHVPQCELIHCGVAAISNGSVNDTTSTVGTVVHVECNYGRQLIGDSLRVCQLNGEWTGSPSCILIECDDPSPDNGIVNGTSRFLDDVLSVSCNTGFTLTGNSVIHCQSDRTWSDNPNCIIVDCDLLLISNMIINIANVTTYGHMAEVRCKPDFTPLGVWTVKCEASGVWNQTHVPKCELIDCGDPTPIKGLVNSSVTSVNTVVSVSCENGYIMSGDSVITCLRNGLWSGNPICYPSDCGRPAIPNANVTISTSTSLNSTAVISCDVGFNLKGPSVITCTTTGWSDNVTCSQIDCGKMDVSKGRVIGTDTNYGAVIEVECSTGYFIQGDNKLTCQGKGQWSDNPICVIQNCTNVTIPTNGIILTSPILTTFNSSLRFQCEHGYQLNGNDILWCDATGKWNSSVQTCIRKYCDDPTPANGVINGTSYYYNDVVSVSCNNGYSLSGEHIIQCQSNSNWTSYPTCNIIVCEQIDLTNGKVTGASTKFASVIEVQCHTGYDLNGDDRLVCQANGQWSGKPTCVIKNCGNITVPSKGMLHGSTMVTTYNSLLRFRCEEGYLLKGNDVMWCAATGAWNSSVPICIRKSNIGGLCTDASMCGTINAICENKICACMSGVEDKHSGTCDIMPILPFGQEAGDTSLGHDLCSEQIVFEPTIPVFDKMRRLMHVCRRGFISFDTKYLSEKPKMASDGKANINFPVVAAYFTEIYLDHLSTITYRTYDVLKNYPFTPKVAGELELLESVIKRVENMSAFDTSFVLIATWSNVRPSFNPYNATTFQLIIISSGEQTFSFSTYGHNLMKWNSERERIPLWIGHADTDREIYRYIYSFSKNALKWDLLPKTGGIRGLLLKNVNNNKTTVSNDALDCIKWYNRNLYLKQNIHVYSQRLPTCPCDVGLAQWDPWFWQIRRQVRLPDSKDVVCVDMILRESYKPYGKSCCYYRSSLTFVEMQPLSGGFYFSHPSFSPRDHEVNDVIMKDKCCTKSDYCNLYYELHPTGTCYTESPFNFGSFWGDPHMRTLDGMNYTFNGLGEYVLLSIQTSNVTFSLQARTERAKKADGNISDATIFTAFAARDHTNSSLHIELNTAKDDLILYGNEIDLTKTLKDFGNDRFAFNSPTMSIYGVDGVLRVSFLETGIMLEIGKEARMLSLDTIVPKTFNNVTKGLLGNFDGDPFNDFVYPNGSLLHFNASDLEIFRFGQTWSVNDSSSVFIYEDGKSHSDYHNASYVPRFLDTFDKETIIKAEKICGSVNVECVFDYVFTLNSTIAKTTSNISETININAKEIAKVVPTINNTCSVNATVGEHISCQLNLADELDIAFVKNESNRTTYNRTSKTLYFKQTDYLPHNIWFVAVNADGKQSQQHIVTVQLCTGCHGNGHCSTTVRQDPRENAYFKYSSCVCNAGYTGADCDKTLDWCAGSPCTLGRNCTNVPQNNTYSCYPCPAGYASVPNTNDCIDNDECSSRPCNQLCINTEGSYSCGCKEGYRVDPSNEHTCIDINECNEATHNCTQICDNTIGGFLCKCQPGFTFNVSNFTCSRDDSDPCAASTLDCSRTSGCTLDVGNNTLCFCDAGLWLNETSLGCQDVDECSQHICAQDCMNTIGSFQCSCIAGYQLVDKVSCKPCEVPNWGTNCGQTCACSGRGAER